In Gammaproteobacteria bacterium, the sequence GTCTTCCATGCATTCGATGGTGTTATATAAATTTATAGGTTCAAGCACCAGCACTTGGGGTTTTTGTTTTCCTATACCGCCCGACAAGAACAGTAACAACATGAAGGAAATACAAAAGATCAATGCAAAGGCAGTTTTCATGCTCCGATTATACCGCGCTACCTGAAATGGTCTCTGGAACTGGCGCTGGGATGGCCCGGCGTGACACCACCTCAAAACGCCAGGTGAGCAACACCGCGGCAACGGCCAGTCCAATAACCAGACCGAACCACACCATATTCGGGCCCATGGATTTGTGAATACCCAGATACCAGGCAACCACAAACCCGATGGCCCAATAGGAAAACAGATTCATGTACATGGGGATCTGGGTATCTTTAAACCCACGCAATGCCCCACTGGCAGCAACCTGAATGCCGTCAACGATCTGGAAGGCCGCCGCCATACCCAACAATCCGATCGCGACCTTTGCCACGGCTGGATCGTCGGTGTAAAAGCCAATGATCTGGGTGGCGAACACGATCATGATGAGAGCTGAAACCGTCATGAACCCGGTGGCCAGCACCATGCCGGTATGACCCGCAGTGCGTGCCTCGCGCACTTTACCCTGACCGAGTAATTGTCCAACCACCGATGTATTCGCCATACTCATGGCGAATGGCACCATGAACATGAACGCGGCGTAGTTGATCGCAACCTGATGCGCGGCAATAATATTCTTGCCCAAACTTCCCATCAGCAAAGCCGCACAACTGAATAATCCAACTTCGGCCACGATGCTTACCCCGATCGGAAAACCCAGTTTCAAGATCTCATAGATCGAGCTCGCACTGGGCCATTCAAAATGACTGAAGATCTTGAGTGGCTTGTAACGGTAATGCCC encodes:
- a CDS encoding MATE family efflux transporter gives rise to the protein MKSFKTLFNKEHAGSILSIGWPLIINNLAIMSMNLADTIMSGQHSTDTLAAVAAGGAVWTILFLTGMGIIMALSPITAQYFGKNEFTKAGHYLRQTLWLAVMVSIPLAIAGQYCETVFEAFNLEPEIVELADGYLSAIVYGLPLSYVYMSFRMSSEGIGHTRPVMYISLLAAVLNVFLNWALIYGHFGFPELGAVGCGIASAITLSLMAIVMLWYVSGHYRYKPLKIFSHFEWPSASSIYEILKLGFPIGVSIVAEVGLFSCAALLMGSLGKNIIAAHQVAINYAAFMFMVPFAMSMANTSVVGQLLGQGKVREARTAGHTGMVLATGFMTVSALIMIVFATQIIGFYTDDPAVAKVAIGLLGMAAAFQIVDGIQVAASGALRGFKDTQIPMYMNLFSYWAIGFVVAWYLGIHKSMGPNMVWFGLVIGLAVAAVLLTWRFEVVSRRAIPAPVPETISGSAV